DNA sequence from the Candidatus Nanopelagicales bacterium genome:
CATCACCACCGGGCCCAGCACGGCGCCGGTCCTCGCCGCCGCGGCCGCGTCGGTGCCCAGCCCGCAGCGCTACCTGCTGACCGCGTTCAACCGGATCGAGGAGCGCAGCCTGGACATGCTCGCGTCCCTGGTCGGGCTGGGCGAACACATGAAGGGCGTCTACTCCAGCGGGGGCTCGGTCGCGAACCTGGTCGCACTGGGCGCGGCCCGCCAGCACGCCTTCGAGCGGGCCGGCATCGACCCGGCGGCCGACGGTCTCGGCGGCGTCCGTCCCGCGCTGTACGCGTCGACCGAGGTCCACCACACCGTGCAGCGTTCGGCTGGGGTGCTCGGACTGGGCCGGTCCTGCGTCCGCGCGGTCCCGACGGACCGGGCGCAACGGGCGGACCCGGCGGCGATGGCGCGGATGCTCGAGCAGGACCTGCGCGACGGCAGGCTCCCGGTGGCCCTCGTCGGGACAGCCGGCACCACGAACACCGGCGCGATCGACCCGCTGCGCGCGATCGGTGAGCTGGCGCGCGAGCACGGGGTGTGGTTCCACGTGGACGGGGCGTACGGCCTGCCGGGGATCCTCGACGACCGCATCAGGGACCGGTTCGACGGGCTCGACCTGGCCGACTCGGTGATCGTCGACCCGCACAAGTGGCTCGCCACGCAGGTGGGCGTGGCGGCGACGTTCGTGCGCGACCGGGCGCTGCTGTACCGCGCGTTCACCCAGGAGCCCGCGGAGTACCTGGAGGGGTCCTTCCTGGCGCCGGAGGACGCCGAGGTGTCGATGGACTCGATGGGCATCCCGTACGCCGACTTCGGCGTCGAGCTGTCGTCGCCGCCGCGGGGCATCCAGGTCTGGGCGGTGCTGCGGGAGCAGGGGGTTCGGGGCGTCACCGAGCGGATCCGCACCGACAACGACCGGGCGGCTCGGGTGGCCGACCTGGCCCGCCGGCACCCGCGGCTGGAGTCGCTGACCGAGCCGGAGCTGTCGATCGCGTGCCTGCGCTACCGGCCGGACGGGATCGACCCGGCGACCGACGGCGCTCGGCTGGACGACCTCAACCAGGCCCTGCTGCGACGCCTGGTCCGCGAGACCCCCTACGTCCCCAGCGCCACGGTGGTCAACGGGGCCTATGCGATCCGGCCGTGCTTCATCAACACCCGCACCACCGACGACATGGTCGACGACTTCGTCGCGACCGTGGCCCGGCTCGGCGACGAGCTCGCCGGGGATCGCGTCGCAGCGGAGGCCGCGCGGTGAGCGAGGAGCGCGCCCTGGCGGCGGTGTCGGACTCGGGCATCGCGTACGACGTGATCCGCCACGGCCCGGTCGGCTCGCTGCGGGAGGCCGCCGAGGCCCGCGGGGTGGCGCCGGCCGCCGTGGTGAAGACGCTCGTGGTGCGCAGGGGCGAGGGCGACTACGTGCTGGTGCTGGTACCCGGGGACCGGTCGCTGTCGTGGCCCAAGCTGCGGGCCCTGCTGGGCGTCTCGCGCCTCTCGCTGCCGCCAGCCGACGAGGCGCTGGCGGCGACCGGCTACCCGCGCGGGACGATCACCCCGTTCGGCGCGCTGGGCGGGTGGCCGGTGTACGCCGACGAGCGGATGCGCGGCGAGCGGGTGACGCTGGGCGGTGGCGCGCACGGCGTCGCTCTCGGGGTGGACGCGGACGCGGCGCTCGACGCGCTGGGGGCCGTGGTCGCCGACCTCACCGAGCCGGAGGGGGCGGACTCGTGACCGCGATCGCCGGCGCGCACGCGCTGGTGACGGGCGGGTCCAGCGGCATCGGGCTGGCGACGGCGCTCGAGCTGGGCCGGCGCGGTGCCCGGGTGTCGCTGGTCGCCCGCCGGCCGGAGCCCTTGCAGGAGGCCGAGGACCTGCTGCGGCGCAACGGGATTCCGGTGGCGACGGCCTCGGCGGACGTGTCCGACCGTGAGGCGATCACCGCGGCGGTCCGCGACCTGGAGGACCGGCAGGGGCCGTGCGACGTGCTCGTGACGTCCGCGGGGATGTCGCGGCCGGGGCGCTTCCTCGAACTGGCCGACGAGCACCTCGAGCGGCTGATGGCGGTCAACTACTTCGGCACCGTGTGGCCGGTCCGCGCGGTGGTGCCGGGAATGGTCGAGCGCCGCCGGGGCAGCGTCGTCGGCGTCTCCTCAGCGGCCGGACTGATCGGCGTCTACGGCTACACGGCGTACGGGGCGTCCAAGTTCGCGGTCCGCGGGCTGCTGGAGGCGTTGCGCGGGGAGGTGGCCCCGTACGGCGTGCACGTCGGCGTGGTGTGCCCACCGGACGTCGACACCCCGATGCTGGCCGAGGAAGCGCAGTGGAAGCCGCCGGAGACGGCGGCGATCAGCGGCACCATCGCACCCATCCCGGCGGAGCAGGTCGCCGTGGCGATCGCACGCGGGGTCCAGCGGGAGCGCTTCTGGATCACCTGCGACGCGCAGACCGCGGCGGTGCTGCGGGCGGCGGGGCCGGCCTGGGAGGTCCTGCAGGCGGTCATGGACCGTTCGGCCCGGAAGGCGGGCCCTCACCGCGCGTAGTGTGGCCGGTGTCCCTGCGACGACGGGAGGCGCCATGTCGTTCGGTGTGCGGTCCGAGGTCGGTCAGCTGCGTCAGGTGGTCCTGCACCGTCCCGGGTTGGAGCTGCAGCGGCTCACTCCGATGAACGCGGAGGCGCTGCTCTTCGACGACATCATGTGGGCCGAGCGGGCGCGGGAGGAGCACAACGCCTTCGTCTGGAAGCTGCGCGACCGCGGCGTCGTGGTGCACCTGTTCCACGAGCTGCTCGCGCAGGCGCTGGACCAGCCGGGGGCTCGTGACTTCGTGCTCGAGCGCATCGCCAGTGACGACACCGTGGGGCCCGAGCTCGTCGGTCCGATCCGCGACCTGACCGAGGGCATGGACAGTGCCCGCCTGGCGGAGTTCCTGGTCGGGGGGATCCTGAAGAAGGACCTGGACCTTCCGACCGGGTCGAGCCTGCTGTGGAGTGTGCTGGAGGACAACGACTTCGTCCTCACCCCGCTGCCGAACACCGTCTTCCAGCGTGACAACAGCGCGTGGGCGTACGGCGGGCTGTCCGTGCACCCGATGGCGAAGACGGCCCGCAAGCGGGAGAGCGTGAACTCGCGGGTGGTGTGGAACTTCCACCCGATGTTCGCCGGCGAGGACCTGCACTTCTACTACGGCAACGACGACGTCGACCACGAGCAGGCCACCGTCGAGGGCGGCGACATCGCCCCGATCGGCAACGGAACCGTGATGGTCGGCATGGGCGAGCGCACCAGCCCGCAGGGCGTCGCGGTCCTGGCCCGCGCGTTCTTCAGCAGCCCGCTGCAGGAGGTCGACCGGGTGATCGTGGTCGAGCTGCCCAAGGAGCGTGCGTTCATGCACCTCGACACGGCCATGACGATGGTCGACCGGGACCGGTTCTCCGTCTACCCGTACCTGCCGACCGACCTGCGCTCGTACACGCTGACCAAGAAGGACGCCGGCGGTGCGTACCGGCTGGACGAGAACACCGACCTGTGGCCGGTGGTCGCCGACGCGCTGGGCGTGGAGAGGGTGACGCCGCTGAAGGCCCCGATCGACGAGCTCAGCGCCGCCCGCGAGCAGTGGGACGACGGCAACAACTTCCTCGCGGTGTCCCCCGGGGTGATCTTCGCCAACGAGCGCAACGTCACCACCAACACCTACCTGCGGCACAACGGCATCGAGGTGCACAGCATCAACGCCAGCGAGCTCGGTCGCGGCCGCGGCGGCCCGCACTGCCTGTCCTGCCCGATCGAGCGCGACCCCGCCTGACCCCAACCCACCCCCGCTGCTGGCACGTACGACCAGCGCGCACACGTGCGGCGCTGGTCGTACGTGGCACCGGGGGTGAGGCGTGGGGCGAGCGTGACGCGTGGCGGGACCGGGATGCGTGTGATCAGGCCGGGACCTCGGAGCGCGGGGGCTCGGAGCGCAGGACCCGCAGGGTCGCGACGGTCGGGTCGGCGGCGTACGCGACCCGAGTGCCGTGCGCGACCAGGTCCCGAAGACCGGCCACGACCTCGGCGGTGACCAGTTCCCCGGGCGCGAGGACGGGCACGCCCGGGGGGTACGGGGCGACCAGCTCCGCGCTGACCCGTCCGACCGCGTCCCCCGCCGGCACCGCGACCCGGTCGGCGAAGAACGCCTCCCGCAGCGGCACCACCGGGTGGGGACGCACGGTCCAGGCGAGCTGCGCCGCGACCGGCCGCGGCGGACCGGACCGGCGGGTCAGCGAGTCGACCAGCGAGTCGACCAGTCGGGTCACGGACGCCTCGTCGTCCGCCACGGTCACGATGGGGACGATCGTGTCCCGGTCGGCCATCTCCACCGGCACGCCGCGGTCGAGCAGGTCGCGCTCGACGGCCACCCCGTCGGCCCCGCAGCCGGCCGTCAGGACCACCAGCTTCATCGGGTCGAACCGCCCCGCCTGCAGGTCCTCCGGACCGGGCACCACGACGCCGGGCACGGCTCGCAGCGACTCCCGGGCCCGGGCGACCAGGGGGAGCACGCCGGCGAGCAGTGTCGCGCCGCGGTCCGCCAGCAGCGCGCGCACCCCGTCGATCGAGGCCAGCGGCGCGCCTGGCGGTGACGTGGTCAGCCCGGCGTCCACGCCGCGGTCCAGGCGGTCCGCGTCGATCCGGTCGGTACGGGCCAGCACCACGGCCGCGGCGCTGTAGCCGGGCAGCACCTTGTGCACGCTGGTCACCAGCACGTCGGCGTCGGCCTGCAGCGCGTGCGGCGGCAGGTCGGGGTGGAACCCCAGGTGAGCGGCCCAGGCCTGGTCCACCACCAGCGGCACCCCCGCCTCGTGCGCGACGGTCGCGAGCGCGGGCAGGTCGGCCAGCGCCCCGAGGTAGCCGGGGTCCACGGTTACGACCGCGCACACGTCGTCGTACTCGCGCAGCGCCCGGGCGACGTCGCCCGGGTCCAGCCCGGTGGGGATGCCGGTGGCCGGGTCGATCCCCGGGTTGACCCAGACCGGCTCCAGCCCCGCCAGGACCAGGCCGGTGAGCGTGGAGCGGTGCGCGGCGCGGGTGAGCACGACCCGCTGCCCCGGGCGGCCGAGTGCCAGGCACACGGCCTGGTTGGCGTGGGTCGAGCCGCCGGTGGTGAACCGGGCGTGGTCGGCGCCCCACAGCGCAGCGGCCCGTCGCTCGGCGTCTGCCACCACTGCCGCGGCGGACTTGATCGTGCCGAGCCCGCCGTACATCGGCACGTCCACGTCCACGCACCGGCCCAACCCCGCGTCCAACCGGGACGCGCGCCGCTTGTGCCCCGGGATGGTGAACGGGGCGTCACCCGCGTCGAGCCGGTCCAGGTAGGCCGCGAGCAGCGGCGCGTCGTCCCGCAGCGGGTCAGGCACGCGCGGCCGCCTCGGCCACCGCCTCCAGCAGACGGTCGACGTCGGAGTCGTCGGTGTAGGGCGTGAGCCCCGCGCGCACGGCCCCGTCGTCGCCCAGGCCCAGCCACCGGCTGGCCTCCAGCGCGTAGAAGCTGCCCGCCGGCGCGTTCACCCCTCGGGTGGCCAGGTGCTCGTACACCGCCCGGGAGTCCACGCCGGTGACCGAGAACAGCACGGTGGGGGTGTGCCGCTCGGGCCGGCCGTACCTGACCACCCCGGGGATCGTGTCCAGGCCGTCGACCATCCGGTGCCACAGGGTGTCCTCGTACGCCTCCGCCGCGGCCATCGACGCAAGGATGCGCTCGCGACGGGATCCCTTGCCCGGCACCAGGTCCGCGATCACGTCGACCGCGGCGGCGGTGCCCGCGAGCAGCTCGTACGGCAGGGTGCCGAGCTCGAACCGCTCCGGCACCCGGTCGGTCGACGGCAGCAGCTTGTCCGGCCGGATCGCCTCGAGCACCGCTGGCGCGGCCGCGAGCACGCCGTGGTGGGGGCCGAAGAACTTGTACGGCGAGCACGCGACGAAGTCGACCCCGAGGGACGGCAGGTCGATCGGCGCGTGCGGCGTCAGGTGGACGGCGTCGAGGTGGACCAGCGCGCCGACGGAGTGCGCCGCTGCGGCGATGGCGGGCACGTCGGGCCTGGTGCCCAGGAGGTTCGACGCGCCGGTCACCGCGACCAGCCGGGTGCGCTCGTGCAGCAGGTCGGTGATCGCCCAGGTGGGCAGCTCCGCGCTCTGCCGGTCGAACGCGGCCCACCGCACGGTCGCGCCGACGGCCTCGGCAGCCTGGACCCAGGGCCGGATGTTGGCGTCGTGGTCGAGCCGGGTGACGACGACCTCGTCCCCGGGTCCCCAGTCCTTGGCAGGGCACGGGCCAGGTCGTAGGTGTTCTGGGTCATCGAGCGGCCGAAGACGATGCCGTCCGGGCTGGCACCGAGAAGGTCGGCCATCGCCTCGCGGCCGGCGATCACCGCGGCCTCGGCATTGCGCTCGGCGGTGGTCACCACCCCGCGGTTGGCCATGGGACGGACGAGCGTCGCGGCGACCGCGTCGGCCACCTGCTGCGGCACCTGCGACCCTCCGGGTCCGTCGAAGTGGGCCGCACCGCCCTCGAGCACGGCGGGGAACCAGGTGCGCACCCGGGCGACGTCGTAGCCGCCCACCTCGTCGGTCATGCCGGCATCCTGCCGGACGTCCGGTGGGGTTGGATGGCCGCATGACCCACCCGTTCCGCACCGCCGTCGAGGCCCGCGACCGCGCCGCGATGACCGCGCTGATGGCGCCGGACGTCCGGTTCTTCTCCCCCGTCGCGTTCCACCCGTTCGTCGGCCGGGAGTCGGCGGCCGAGCTGTTCAGCAACCTGCTCGAGGTGTTCGAGGACTTCCACTACGTGGACGAGCTGGAGGGCGACGGGACGCACGCTCTCGTCTTCCGGGCGACGGTCGGCGGAAAGTCGCTGGAGGGCCTGGACCACCTGCGCTTCGACGCCGACGGTCTGGTGTCGGAGTTCACGGTCATGATCCGGCCGCTGTCCGGCCTGGTCGCGATCGGCGTGGCGATGGGCCCGCGGGTCGGGCACCTGCCCAAGGGCGACGCCTGACCGGGGCATCTGACTACCGAGCCAGTCGCTCCGCCAGCCAGGCCAGCGACATCGGGTAGCGGTAGTCGATGCCCATGTGCGTGGCGTCGAACAGCTCGAAGTGGATCCGGTCGTCCGGCAGGCCGACCCGGTCCAGCTCCTGCCGGAACGCCTGCGCGCCCAGGTCGAGGAACCACTCGTCGCGGGTGCCGGCGTCGATCCAGACCGCGCGCCAGGTCCGCACGTCGTCGGCGTGGCGGTCGACCATGCGGACCGGGTCCCAGTCCAGCCAACGCTGCCACTCCTCGGCGCGCAGTACCCCGGTCACCGGGTCGAACGGGAGGACCGGTGTCCCGTCCTCGGCGGCGGAGAAGCAGGCCGAGCAGCCGAGCATCATCAGCAGGACGTGGTCCTCGGTCCTGGTGAACGACGTGCGGGAACGGAAGTCGTCCCACCAGGCGCCGATCTCCCCGTCGTAGGTCCGCAGGTCGCGGACCGCCTTGCCGAACTCCGGGAGGTACGACAGCTCGTACAGCGAGTCGCCGGCGTGGGTGGCCAGCGCGGAGAACAGGTCCGGCCGCAGCATCGGAGTGATCATGGCGCCGAACCCGCCGGACGACTTGCCGGCGATGGCGCGGGACTCGCGGTCGGCGATGGTCCGGTAGCGCGCGTCCACGAACGGGACGACCTCGTCGCACAGGTACGAGTGGTAGTTGCCGGTGCCGGGCGAGTCGACGAACTGGGAGCCGCCGTACGCCGTCCACGCGTCCACGTACACGACGATGCACGGGGGCGCCTCGCCGGACGCGAACGCGGCGTCGGCGGTCTCGGGGAACGGCTGGCGGTAGGGCTGACGGTTGGCCCACATCCCGACGTGGCCGGTGTAGCCCTGGATGACGTACACGGTCGGGTAGCGCAGCGACGGGTCGTCGTCGTAGCCCGGCGGCAGGTAGACCCACAACGGCCGGACGTGCGGATCACCGAGGACGTTGTCCCGCAACAGGTCCGACTCGATCGTGAGCTTGTCCAGGCGTCCGGCGAGCTCCACGTCCCAGGGCAGCATGGCGTCAGTCAACACCGCTCAGGCCCGCGCCGGGGGCTGCAGCCGTTCCAGCAGCCGCCGGATCTCGGCCTGCTCGGCGGCGAGTGAGTCCAGCCGCCTCACCAGCTCGTCCCGGTTGTCGCCGGCGGCAGCAGCCCCGGCGTCCCCGTCGACGTCGTCGACCTTGCCGTCCTTGCCCGCGCCCCTGCGGGTGACGAACCACGCGGCGACGGTGGCGCTCACCGTCCCGATCAGGCCGATGCCGACGACCATGACCACCACCGCGATGACCCGGCCGAGCGCGGTGACGGGCGTGTAGTCGCCATAGCCCACCGTGGTCGTGGTGACCGCCGCCCACCAGACCGCCTCGCGGAAGGTGGTGATGGTGGCGCCGGGGGCGTTGCGCTCGACCATCCACACCAGCCACGCGCCGACCATGACCACGACCACGACGATGCTGAAGATGGAGCCGGCGATCTTCTCCGTGGTCACCCCGGACAGGCTGCGCCGGACGAGGACCACGAGCCGGAGCAGCCGCAGCATCGGGATCAGGACCATGAGCAGGTCCAGCTTGTGGTGCTTCACGAAGGACCGCTTCGACGTCGCCAGCGTCAGCCGGACCACGTAGTCGACGGCGAACACCGCCCACACCAGCCAGGAGACGCCGTCCAGGAGCTGCGGGACGGGTGGCGGCGCATCCGGCAGGCTCCAGATGAGCACGAAGTCGGCCAGGAACACCCAGGCCAGCACGTCGAGCGGGAGGCGCATCACCTCGCTCCAGTGCTGCTCGCGGGGCGACGGGACGTACGGGTCCTGGTGCTTCATGCGCACAGTCTGGCCACAGCCCACGGCCGTCCGGGACGACAATGGGCCGCAGTCGTCCCGAGGTGAGGAGGCCGGGCGGATGACCGCTTCCGACGCTGCCGTGAGCGTGCTCCTTGTCGACGACCACGCCGTGGTCCGCCGCGGGCTGGCCTCCTATCTGGGCACCGAGCCCGGCATCGAGGTGGTCGGCGAGGCCGCGAACGGGCGTGAGGCGCTGGCGCGGGTGGAAGCCCTGGCCCGGTCCGGTCGGGCCCCCCAGGTCGTCCTCATGGACCTGCAGATGCCGGACCTGGACGGGGTGGAGACGACGAGGCGGATCCGGGAGTCCTGGCCGGACGTCGCGGTCGTCGCGGTGACGTCGTTCGTGGAGGAGGCACGGATCCGGGCGGCGTTGGAGGCCGGGGCGAGCGGGTACCTGCTCAAGGACGCCGACGCCGACGACGTGGTGGACGCCATCCGCGCCGCGGTCGCAGGACGGGTGAGCATCGACCCCGCGGCCGCGGCGGTGCTCGCGTCGTCGCTGCGCGCGCCGCGCGACCCGGGACCCGCGCTGACCGCGCGCGAGCGGGACGTGGCCACCCTGGTGGCGACCGGGCGGACGAACCGGGAGATCGGACGCGAGCTGGGGGTGACCGAGCGCACCGCGCGCACCCACGTCTCCCACATCCTGGCGAAGCTGGGCCTGTCCAGCCGGACCCAGCTGGCGCTGTGGGCCGTGCGCGAGGGCCTGGTGGACGGATCGGAGGCGAGCGGGTGACGACCACCCCGCCGCACGAGGAGCGGCACTCCCCGCTGCGCAGCACGTCGATGCCGACGGAGCCGCTGATCGAGCCGCTACCGCCCACCTCGGTGAGCCTGGATGCGCAGATGGTGGACCTGTTCTTCGACCAGGTCCCGTTCGGCCTGGCGGTGTTCGGCCTCGACGGCCGGCTGCAGCGCTGCAACCGCACCTGGACCGGCTTCTACGAGCTGTACTTCGGCGCCGGACCGGACTACACCGCGCCGGGCCGGTCCCTGTACGACATGATCCCGGGCAACGACGAGGCCCTGGACCAGCTCTTCGGCGCGGTCCGGGCCGGCAACGTCGTACGGCAGGCCGCGCAGCGGATCACCATCCCCGGGGTCACGACCTACTGGGACGTCGTGTTCGCGCCGCTGTACCGGGATGGCGAACTGGTCGGTGTGCTCGACGTCGTCACCGACGCGACCGACCGGGTGCTGTCGACCGAACGGCTCACGGCCCGGATCCGGGCGTTCATCACGGTCGCGGCTGCGATGACCGTGGACCAGCCGCTGGGCGCGACCCTGGCCACCATCCGCGACGAGGTGCTGCGGACGACCGACGCGACGGCCTGCTCGGTGGTGGCGTCGCCCGAGCCGCCGGGCTCGCCGAGGACGACCGCCACCGTCGTCGCGGACCCCGCGTTCGGACCGGGCTACGCCGCCGCCCTGGCCGCGCGCGAGACCGGCCCCTGGTACGGGCCCGACGAGGGCGCGACCGCGGTCGACTTCCGCCGGAACGCCCGGCTCACGGCGCTCAGGGACCCGGGCTGGGCCGACGTACGTGCGTACTGGAGCCGACCGGGGCCGGACTGGGACGACCTCGTGCTCGTCCCCCTGGTCTCCGCCGGCACCCGGTTCGGGGAGCTCCAGGTGCACCTGCCGGGCGGCATCCGGTTCGGCGCGGAGGACTCCGACCACCTGCGAGCGATGGCCGACCACGCCGCCATCGCGGTCCAGAACGCCGCGCTGTTCGCGGAGCAGGCCGAGTCGGCCGGGCTGGCGGAGCGCCAGCGTCTGGCCCGTGAGCTGCACGACTCGGTCAGCCAGGCGCTGTTCTCCATGACCCTGCACGCGCGTGCCACCCAGCGCCGTCTCGAGCCCCTCGGGGCGCAGGCGGACCCGGCCCGTGACGAGGTGGGTCGGCTGCTCCAGCTGACCCGGCAGGCCCTCGCCGAGATGCGTGCCCTGATCTTCGAGCTGCGCCCCGACGCGCTCGCGGAGGAGGGACTGGCGGCGGCGCTGGCCCGCCAGGCCGCTGCACTGGCGTCCCGCGAGCAGGTCGAGATCGAGGTGGACGCCCCTGCCGAGCGGCTGCCGCTCCCGCTCGAGGCGGAGGAGCACCTCTACCGGATCGCACTGGAGGCCCTGCACAACGCCGTGAAGCACGCGAACCCCGCGCGCATCGACGTGCACCTGGAGCACGCGGCGGGATCGGTGACCCTGACCGTGGCCGATGACGGTGCGGGCTTCGACCCGGACCTGCCCCGGCCGGGGCATCTGGGCCTGACGACGATGCGGGAGCGGACCGAGTCGGTCGGGGGGACGTTCACGGTGTCCTCGCAACCGGGGTCCGGGACCCGGGTGAGCGTCTCCGTGCCCGCCTGACGGCACGTACGTCATTCGGCCGAGGAGGTCCTCGGCGGAAGAGCACGCTCCGCACGGGCCTCGTGGCCGACGTGCCCGGCGCGCCGGGTCGGGATCGTCGACACCACGACGTCCCGTCCCCGCAGACCCCCGGAGCACCGCATGAGCCTGACCCAGTGGATCCTCACCGCCGCCCTCCTCGCGTGGGCCCTGCTGCGCAACGTCGGCGCCCGTCGAGTGACGGCCCAGACGTTCGCCGTCCCCGTCGCCGTCGTGGTGGTCGCGGCGGTGGCCTTCCTGGTCCCGCTGCCCGCCGCCGGCAACGACCTCGCGCTGGTCGGCGTCTTCGCCGCCGCCGGAGCGGCTCTCGGCCTGCTCACCAGCGCAGCCACCCGGGTCCAGGTGCGCGACGGTGCCGTGGTCGCGACCGCCGGGCTCGGGTTCGCGCTGGTGTGGCTCGCGGTGATCGCCGGACGGATCGCGTTCGCCGAGTGGGCCACGGGCCCCGGCGCGCGCACCGTCGGAGAGTTCTCCCGGGACCACCTGATCACCGGCGCGGACGCCTGGACCGCGGCGTTCGTGGTGCTCGCCCTGGTGATGGTGCTGACGCGCACCGTCGCCCTGGCGGTGCGCACCAGCCGCGCCAGGACCGCGACGTCCGCGCTCACCGCCCCGACCGCCGCCTGAGTGCACCGCCGCCCTACCCCGACGTCCCGAGCTGAAGGAGTCACCATGCCCGCGTCCGCCATGACCGGAACGGTCCCCACCCGGCCGGTGCACGACCCCGGCCACCCGGTCCGCACCGCACTGGCCCTGACGGCCGCTGCCGTGGTCGTCACCCTCGTCGGTGCGTGGGTCGTCGACCTGCTGGCCCCGTCCGCCGACCCGCTGCTGCGTCGACTGCCCGTCGTGCTGGCCCTCATGGCGATGGCCCTGCTAGCGGCGCGCCGGATCGGGTGGCGGG
Encoded proteins:
- a CDS encoding histidine kinase, with protein sequence MTTTPPHEERHSPLRSTSMPTEPLIEPLPPTSVSLDAQMVDLFFDQVPFGLAVFGLDGRLQRCNRTWTGFYELYFGAGPDYTAPGRSLYDMIPGNDEALDQLFGAVRAGNVVRQAAQRITIPGVTTYWDVVFAPLYRDGELVGVLDVVTDATDRVLSTERLTARIRAFITVAAAMTVDQPLGATLATIRDEVLRTTDATACSVVASPEPPGSPRTTATVVADPAFGPGYAAALAARETGPWYGPDEGATAVDFRRNARLTALRDPGWADVRAYWSRPGPDWDDLVLVPLVSAGTRFGELQVHLPGGIRFGAEDSDHLRAMADHAAIAVQNAALFAEQAESAGLAERQRLARELHDSVSQALFSMTLHARATQRRLEPLGAQADPARDEVGRLLQLTRQALAEMRALIFELRPDALAEEGLAAALARQAAALASREQVEIEVDAPAERLPLPLEAEEHLYRIALEALHNAVKHANPARIDVHLEHAAGSVTLTVADDGAGFDPDLPRPGHLGLTTMRERTESVGGTFTVSSQPGSGTRVSVSVPA